In Arthrobacter sp. B3I4, the following proteins share a genomic window:
- a CDS encoding NAD(P)-dependent oxidoreductase — translation MRVLVTGASGLLGGEVARLLVRQGHAVTTFQRRPSGVEGAADVAGSVTDDVAVRRAVASAEGVIHLAAKVSFTGRAAEFDEVNVAGTRLLLQAARDAGVRDLVFVSSPSVANSGAAIAGLGADPADPAKAHGDYSRTKAQAELLALAAGSPEFRVAAVRPHIVWGPGDTQLVERVLERAGRRRLPLLDAGAALIDTTYIDNAAAAIAAALHRMDHVRGRALVVSNGEPRPVGELLAGICAAGGVPAPAWSVPGRLARAAGSLVEKAWTRAGKTDEPPMTRFLAEQLSTAHWFDQREARRLLDWTPAVTLDEGLARLAAYYQRPLRGRG, via the coding sequence GTGAGGGTTCTTGTCACCGGCGCCAGCGGGCTGCTGGGAGGGGAAGTGGCACGGCTGCTGGTGCGCCAGGGCCACGCCGTGACCACGTTCCAGCGCCGGCCCTCCGGCGTCGAGGGAGCCGCCGACGTCGCCGGGTCGGTGACGGATGACGTCGCCGTCCGCCGGGCCGTCGCCAGCGCCGAGGGTGTCATCCACCTGGCCGCGAAAGTCTCCTTCACCGGCCGCGCGGCCGAGTTCGACGAGGTGAACGTCGCGGGCACCCGGCTGCTGCTGCAGGCAGCGCGCGACGCCGGCGTGCGGGATCTGGTCTTCGTCTCCTCCCCGTCGGTGGCCAATTCGGGGGCCGCAATTGCCGGTCTCGGCGCCGACCCGGCGGACCCGGCCAAAGCCCACGGGGACTACTCCCGCACCAAAGCTCAAGCCGAACTGCTGGCGCTGGCCGCGGGCTCCCCGGAGTTCCGGGTCGCGGCAGTCCGGCCGCACATCGTCTGGGGCCCGGGCGACACCCAGTTAGTGGAGCGGGTGCTGGAACGCGCCGGCCGCCGCCGGCTGCCGCTGCTCGACGCCGGCGCGGCCCTGATCGACACCACGTACATCGACAACGCCGCCGCTGCCATCGCCGCCGCGCTGCACCGGATGGACCATGTCCGGGGCCGGGCGCTCGTGGTCAGCAACGGCGAACCCCGCCCGGTCGGTGAGCTGCTGGCCGGCATTTGCGCCGCCGGCGGCGTCCCGGCCCCGGCATGGTCGGTGCCGGGCAGGCTCGCCCGGGCCGCGGGGTCACTGGTGGAGAAGGCCTGGACCCGGGCGGGCAAGACAGACGAACCGCCCATGACGAGGTTCCTGGCCGAACAGCTCTCCACCGCGCACTGGTTTGACCAGCGGGAGGCGCGCCGGCTGTTGGACTGGACGCCGGCCGTGACCTTGGATGAGGGCCTGGCCAGGCTGGCGGCCTACTACCAGCGGCCGTTGCGCGGCCGCGGCTGA
- a CDS encoding alpha/beta fold hydrolase, translated as MVTADWPGVDPAWSREIAVPSSSAVDVPGTVRRWHVLDNGAQLSSRGLVPAGTLLCVHGNPTWSYLWRTLLAAGSDAARPWRVVAVDQLDMGFSERTGEFRRLADRINDLGDLTAALELDGPVVTVGHDWGGAISLGWALAHPQQLAGVVLANTAVHQPAGSPIPPALQLALHPAVHRWGTTTSDAFLRVTHALAHPPLAPEVRTAFMAPYRSSGRRAGVGNFVADIPADASHPSFPALNRLAEGLRGLSVPALMLWGPKDPIFSDRYLKDLLGRLPHAQVHRFEGAGHLVAEDRDIATPVFDWLAENGLPRAASGPNGTASVAAEPLAPEPLESAPADNAPLWAPLTKLAAGPAGGDTAVAEMADDGTVARSLSWLELEQRVAAVAAGLQDTGVGHGSRVSLMVPPGVDLTVVLYACLRLGAVVVVADAGLGTRGLSRAVKGATPDFLIGIDKALAAAKVLGWAARRISVAELPAARRRVLGVETSLAALTRTGAARIGAAGAGSNDNSAEPRALPAPDSPAAVLFTSGSTGPAKGVLYTHRQLGAMRDTLAETLGIRPGARLVAGFAPFALLGPALGAVSVTPAMDVTVPRTLTARALAGAAAAIDATVVFASPAALRNVLATRDSLDRAGRDALDRVELLLSAGAPVPASLLEQVQQLVPRAGLHTPYGMTEALPVTDISLEQIRAAETDAAAGTVPGAGNGVCVGRPVHGARVAVIPLAANGTAAGNDPVMQPGVTGEILVAAPHVMEAYDRLWLAQRESARTPGWHRTGDVGHFDADGRLWVEGRLAHVVTGPDAVVTPVGAEQAIERLHGVGPAAIVGVGPAGTQAVVAVVETVPPVRRPGPAAPELAGRVRAAARGAGVAVSAVLAVPAQPTDIRHNAKIDRTRLARWASKVLAGGRPGTP; from the coding sequence TTGGTAACCGCCGACTGGCCCGGCGTCGATCCCGCCTGGTCACGTGAAATCGCCGTGCCCTCCTCGTCCGCCGTCGATGTGCCCGGCACCGTGCGCCGCTGGCACGTCCTGGACAACGGCGCCCAGCTCAGCAGCCGCGGCCTCGTCCCCGCCGGTACCCTGCTGTGCGTGCACGGCAACCCGACCTGGTCCTATCTGTGGCGGACCCTGCTGGCCGCCGGTTCGGACGCGGCCCGCCCGTGGCGGGTTGTCGCGGTTGACCAACTGGACATGGGGTTCTCCGAGCGCACCGGTGAGTTCCGCCGGCTCGCCGACCGGATCAACGATCTGGGCGACCTGACCGCAGCGCTCGAGCTGGACGGGCCGGTCGTCACTGTCGGCCACGACTGGGGCGGAGCGATCAGCCTCGGCTGGGCGCTGGCCCACCCCCAGCAGCTCGCCGGCGTCGTGCTGGCCAACACCGCCGTCCACCAGCCCGCCGGCTCCCCCATCCCGCCGGCACTGCAACTCGCCCTGCACCCCGCCGTGCACCGCTGGGGAACCACGACGTCGGACGCCTTCCTGCGAGTGACGCACGCCCTGGCACACCCGCCGCTGGCCCCGGAGGTCCGCACGGCCTTCATGGCCCCCTACCGCAGCTCCGGCCGCCGCGCCGGCGTCGGGAACTTCGTCGCCGACATCCCCGCCGATGCCTCCCACCCCAGCTTCCCGGCACTGAACCGCTTGGCCGAAGGGCTGCGCGGGCTCAGCGTCCCGGCCCTGATGCTCTGGGGCCCGAAGGACCCGATCTTTTCCGACCGGTACCTCAAGGACCTCCTCGGCCGGCTGCCGCACGCCCAGGTGCACCGCTTTGAAGGAGCCGGCCACCTGGTCGCGGAGGACCGGGACATCGCCACCCCGGTGTTCGACTGGCTCGCCGAGAACGGGCTGCCCCGCGCAGCGTCCGGGCCCAACGGCACAGCGTCCGTCGCCGCGGAACCCCTCGCCCCGGAGCCCCTCGAATCCGCGCCTGCGGACAATGCCCCGTTGTGGGCGCCGCTGACCAAACTCGCGGCCGGACCCGCCGGCGGGGACACCGCCGTCGCGGAAATGGCCGACGACGGCACCGTGGCCCGCTCGCTCAGCTGGCTGGAACTGGAACAGCGCGTCGCTGCCGTGGCGGCGGGACTGCAGGACACCGGAGTAGGCCACGGCAGCCGGGTGAGCCTGATGGTTCCGCCGGGCGTGGACCTGACCGTCGTCCTTTACGCCTGCCTGCGCCTCGGCGCCGTGGTGGTCGTCGCCGACGCCGGACTGGGCACCCGGGGCCTGAGCAGGGCCGTGAAGGGTGCCACCCCGGATTTCCTGATCGGCATCGACAAGGCGCTGGCCGCCGCCAAGGTCCTGGGCTGGGCGGCCCGGCGGATCAGTGTGGCGGAGCTGCCGGCAGCGCGCCGCCGCGTCCTCGGCGTCGAAACGTCCCTTGCCGCTCTGACCCGCACCGGTGCAGCCCGCATCGGTGCAGCCGGCGCGGGCAGCAATGACAACAGCGCGGAGCCGCGCGCGCTTCCTGCGCCGGACTCCCCCGCCGCCGTGCTCTTCACCTCAGGTTCCACCGGTCCTGCCAAGGGTGTGCTGTACACGCACCGGCAGCTGGGCGCGATGCGGGACACCCTGGCCGAGACGCTGGGGATCCGGCCGGGCGCCCGCCTGGTCGCCGGTTTCGCGCCGTTCGCCCTGCTGGGACCGGCGCTCGGCGCGGTGTCGGTGACGCCCGCCATGGACGTCACCGTGCCCCGCACCCTGACCGCCCGGGCCCTGGCCGGCGCGGCGGCCGCCATCGACGCCACCGTGGTCTTCGCGTCGCCCGCGGCGCTGCGCAATGTACTCGCCACCCGGGACAGCCTGGACCGGGCCGGCCGCGACGCCCTGGACCGTGTGGAACTGTTGCTCTCCGCCGGCGCCCCCGTCCCCGCGTCCCTGCTCGAACAGGTCCAGCAGCTCGTGCCCCGCGCCGGGCTGCACACCCCGTACGGCATGACTGAAGCCCTGCCGGTCACCGACATCAGCCTCGAGCAGATCCGGGCCGCCGAAACGGACGCAGCCGCCGGAACCGTTCCGGGCGCCGGCAACGGCGTCTGCGTGGGCCGGCCGGTGCACGGCGCCCGCGTGGCCGTCATCCCCCTCGCCGCGAACGGCACCGCAGCCGGAAATGACCCGGTCATGCAGCCGGGCGTGACCGGTGAGATCCTGGTGGCCGCCCCGCACGTGATGGAGGCGTACGACCGGCTCTGGCTCGCCCAGCGCGAGAGCGCCCGCACGCCAGGCTGGCACCGCACCGGCGACGTCGGGCACTTTGATGCCGACGGCCGGCTCTGGGTTGAAGGCCGCCTCGCGCACGTCGTGACCGGACCTGACGCCGTCGTGACCCCGGTCGGCGCCGAGCAGGCCATCGAGCGGCTGCACGGCGTCGGGCCGGCTGCCATCGTCGGCGTCGGCCCGGCCGGGACGCAGGCCGTGGTCGCCGTTGTGGAGACGGTGCCGCCCGTCCGCCGTCCCGGCCCCGCCGCCCCGGAGCTTGCAGGGCGGGTCCGGGCTGCTGCCCGCGGGGCGGGCGTCGCTGTGTCCGCCGTGCTGGCTGTACCCGCCCAGCCGACCGACATCCGGCACAACGCCAAGATCGACCGGACCCGACTGGCCCGCTGGGCATCCAAAGTGCTGGCCGGCGGCCGCCCGGGCACCCCGTGA
- the mutM gene encoding bifunctional DNA-formamidopyrimidine glycosylase/DNA-(apurinic or apyrimidinic site) lyase, translated as MPELPEVEVVRRGLVNWVRGRTITGVDVVDPRSIRRHALGAEDFAGNLQGARVLDVVRRGKFLWLPLTDTSAGEPAMPDGAGEAPPSVALMAHLGMSGQLLMQDAGVPDEKHLKIRLRLSPAAGMPEQLRFVDQRIFGGLFLTSLIPTADGGPGGLAETPLPLIAEEASHIARDPLDPHFSFDLFYRRLRARRTGLKRALLDQGLVSGIGNIYADEALWLAKLHYARATDTLRRSEALRVLDAAREVMTDALAAGGTSFDSLYVNVNGASGYFERSLNAYGRTGEECRRCAAAGIVSLIKREQFMNRSAHTCPVCQPRPRNGRW; from the coding sequence TTGCCTGAACTGCCCGAGGTGGAAGTGGTCCGGCGCGGCCTGGTGAACTGGGTCCGCGGCCGGACCATCACCGGCGTCGACGTCGTGGATCCCCGCTCGATCCGCCGGCACGCGCTGGGGGCCGAGGACTTCGCCGGGAACCTGCAGGGCGCCCGGGTGCTGGACGTGGTCCGGCGCGGCAAGTTCCTCTGGCTGCCGCTGACCGACACGTCGGCGGGCGAGCCCGCTATGCCTGACGGCGCTGGCGAGGCGCCGCCGTCGGTGGCGCTGATGGCGCACCTGGGCATGTCGGGCCAGTTGCTGATGCAGGACGCCGGCGTTCCGGACGAGAAGCACCTGAAGATCCGGCTGCGGCTCAGCCCGGCTGCTGGCATGCCCGAACAGTTGCGGTTCGTGGACCAGCGGATCTTCGGCGGGCTGTTTCTGACCAGCTTGATCCCCACGGCCGACGGCGGTCCCGGCGGTCTTGCCGAGACCCCGCTGCCGTTGATTGCCGAGGAAGCTTCGCACATTGCCCGGGACCCGCTGGACCCGCACTTTTCCTTCGACCTGTTTTACCGGCGGCTCCGGGCGCGCAGGACCGGGCTTAAACGGGCGCTGCTGGACCAGGGGCTGGTCTCCGGGATCGGGAACATCTACGCGGATGAGGCGCTCTGGCTCGCGAAGCTGCACTACGCCCGCGCCACCGACACCCTCCGCCGGTCCGAGGCGCTGCGGGTGCTCGACGCCGCCCGCGAGGTAATGACCGACGCCCTGGCCGCCGGCGGAACCAGCTTTGACTCGCTGTACGTCAACGTCAACGGCGCCTCAGGCTACTTTGAACGCTCGCTGAACGCCTATGGCCGGACCGGCGAGGAGTGCCGGCGCTGCGCCGCGGCGGGCATCGTCAGCCTGATCAAGCGCGAACAGTTCATGAACCGCTCAGCCCACACCTGCCCTGTCTGTCAGCCGCGGCCGCGCAACGGCCGCTGGTAG